TGAATAACGAGAAGGTGATACAACGCCCGAATGTGCAATCTGTGAATGAAGGTTATCGGGTTCGTCCGCTGACGATAGGTTTGAGTTTGAACGGAAAAATCTGATCGTTTTAATGTGACTCGGGCTGGCCCGGGTTGCTAAACAAGGCTGCGCGAACTGAGAAGTCGCGCAGCCTTGTTTCAGGCTTCAATCAATTTTTTGATGGTACTTTGCAGCATATGTTTTTGCAGTGGCTTTTCCAGAGTCCCTAAAAAATTTTGCCGCGCCAGTTGTGCCACTAAGGAAGCTGAGTACAAAACTTTCGCACCCTGGCCAGACATCAAAATCACGCCACCTTGGTACTTGCGTTCGCTGAGCTCTTTCATCATTTCAAAGCCATCAATTTCCGGCATTTGGATATCGCATAACAGTAAATCCGGTTTGCGTTCGCACCGGTCGAATTCTTGTAAACCCAGCCGGCCGCCGAGCGCGGTACTGATGTGCTTGACGCCAAGTTCGCCCAAGAGGTCAGAAACGAAGTCGATTTGAAAATCATCATCGTCGATGACCATCACATGCAGGTCTTCACAATTGAGGGGGAGTACGCTAGTCATGGCTTATCCTTTAGGGGTAGTTGGGTGCTGCCAGTTTGCAGCAAGCGCTGATCCCAGTCGGCTTTCCAGTCGACGAAGGCAGCGGCGGCCATGGGTTTGGCGATGAAGTAGCCTTGCACTTCATCGCAGCCTGAATGGGCGATCAGATCCCAATCTTGTTGTGTCT
The sequence above is drawn from the Undibacterium sp. CCC3.4 genome and encodes:
- a CDS encoding response regulator; translation: MTSVLPLNCEDLHVMVIDDDDFQIDFVSDLLGELGVKHISTALGGRLGLQEFDRCERKPDLLLCDIQMPEIDGFEMMKELSERKYQGGVILMSGQGAKVLYSASLVAQLARQNFLGTLEKPLQKHMLQSTIKKLIEA